A segment of the Triticum urartu cultivar G1812 chromosome 1, Tu2.1, whole genome shotgun sequence genome:
GAGCTACTCCCAGAACTTCGATTCGATGACAGCCTCGTCACTGCCCACCGCCTCTAGCTAGCCACACCTGCAGGgtcttctacttcttcttctgAATTTTACTTGCCGCCTGGCCGGACCATCGCCCGAGGCTGGAGAGTTTGAAGCGTCGTCACCTTGTGATCTGCTCCTCCTCTAGTTCAGCTACGAGTGTATATTATACAGTAGTACCGTTCATACATAAGTTGCTTACTGTTGAAAGTCTGAAACTGCCAATGAAATGACATCGTATTTATGTGCTTTTATGTACGTAGACTGCAAGCCGTGTCACTTACCTCAGTGGAATGGGATTTAAACTATTTCTGTTCATGTCGTGCTATCTGTCATTTATTTCTGTTTATGCTAGCGAAGATGGTGGGAGCAAATATTTTTTATCAACTACTTTTTTTTAGATCTTACCGTTGTTAGGGCATCTACACCGGACCCCATACTAGTCCCAAACGCCTGGACGGGCTGCCTAGTCAACAAAAAACGCACGCAACCGAGGTCCCCATACCCGGCCCAAACGCCTGGACTGACCGGCAACCCCGTAAACCCCATATCTAGCCCATATATGGGGGCGGATATATATGGGGAGATCCTAGACGCCCCGGGAATGCCCGCCACGTTGGACTGACCGCTAGGGCCCTCGCGGTCACACGCATAGATCGGCGGTCCAACGGGCGCCTCCTTCGGTTCTTGGAGCGGATGCATTCATGGCACCGTGTGTCGCCGCTCTGGCGTGCCGCCCAAGGGAGCAAGCCTGTCTATTTAAGCCGGACGGCGGCAACAAAACCCTAGGCTGTTTGCCAGCTTCCCTCTTCCTCCCACCACCTCGCAACCATGGCCCGTAGAGGATCACCACCTATGCAATGTTGATGCCGGAACGCCGGTTGCAGATAGAGGAGGAGATCAAGTCCAAGCGCGCCGCTCATGTCGGTGCCGGGCTGCCTCCGGATTTGCTTGAGCCGGTGGAGGAGGAGGATCTGGAGCAGACGACGTGGCGGAGCTGGAGGAGGAGCAGCCTGCTGCAGGCTTTGGCATGGAGGACTCCCTGGCGGAGTTCGAGGTCGCCCAGGCGGTGGAGATAGCGGAACAGACCGCCATCATCGAATCCATCCAAGATGCGGCGTGGAGTCCAACCGGCACTTCATCCGGCAGTAGAGGGCGGAGATTGACGAGCTCTTCGCCTCTAGTTTGGATGAAAACGAGCCGGAGCTGCCACATGCGCCTATCTACCCGGAGCTAGGGACGGAGATAGTGGACATCTCCAGTGATGAGTAGTCCACATATGTACGTAGTATGTAGGTTCTTTTAACTGCATGGTTAGTATGGATTTCAGATTTCATGTTTGAGGTACATGGTTGCGGTGGGCAATTTTTGTGTGATGTCCGGTCACTATCCGTAGGCGCATCCGCAAAAGTTTCGGGACCGGATTTTGATACTTCcagttgtagatgctcttacaTAATATGTTCACTCATACTATTTCACTCCTTAGCCAGGATGTTTGAACCTGGAAGATAGATAGGTCATCATAGATTTTGAACAGTCATCGGGGGAGTTggggagggaggggggggggggataaaCCCCCCTTAAATTTAATCTCATTCGAAGAAAACGTTGATCTAGTTTACAAGGAAAACCGGATAAAAAATCTAAACAAATTGACCCCGTTTTTGAGGAAAGTCGGGCTGAAAACTATACAAACAACGCCCATGCAAGGCACACATAGCTAGCAAACGGAAGGGCCATCGCCACAGAAGACACTCCTAGATGTTAGGTGTCGTCGAGGGATCACAATGTCAAAACATTGCAAGCAGTCTAACACACCGCACAGGCGTGCATACCGGGCCTCATGGCACAACTCAGGAGCGTCCACAGTCAACGAGTGCCACCAAACACGAACCTTGGCTGGGAGCTCTCCTTCATTGCTCTTCATTATTTGTGCAATGTTGTTTACATTGTTTATGTCAGGATAGGATCAGGGGTTCTCTGAGACTGTTTGGTGTGTTCGGTGCAATGGTGTTTAGTGGGTTTCCAAGTCGGCGTTGTTTCATTCTTGTTCGGTAGTCTCGGTGACTTCTTGTTAGGTGTGGCGTTTTTTATAATTTTGCGCGGCGTTGAGTCGGCGGCCTTCGCTATCTTTTTTATTGCCGTATTTCTTTAACCTGCTTATATATGAGGATTTTTCACTAGGTCTATACAAAAGTTGAAAGTACTTACTGTTGGAAGCTCTGTGTTGTGGCATGTGTAACTGCAATCGCGAACTTGAAGCCGACACCGTATCTTGAAACTTAACTGAACAATAGATATATGTGGCACGGCCATCGTGCGTGTAAAGCGTCACGATGTAGTCATCGTctttcttcttctacttctttttgtttcttttatgatgaagattTGTCCCAAATAACTACATCTTCGTGATCGGACATGAGTCATCACTAAACACGATCACATGGTTCCAACGTAGCTTTATTAGCACATAAAGAGTACTGCCTACGTGCTAATCTTTCCGGTAATGTTGACGGCCGCAACGGGCAGTGGGGGATATCCGAACATGAGCAAACATGGGATGGATGCCTGAAGCGAAATTTCTTTTATGATGCAACAGGAAAAGATGTTCCAAATGTAATTTTGCCATGGCCTAATCGATAATCGTTGTGTAAAGTGGATTCCCCTAGTCAGCAATGAGTGCACGTGGGCGTGGTGCCGGGCCCGACCGTCGTCGGAGCCCCGCCCATTCGGCGAGCTTATAAATGGCTGTTGAGGAGCCCCATTTGTGCAGACAGTGCGTCCATCTCAGATCAGAAGCCATCTACCCTATAAATCAAGAAAGAAGAGCAGCAGAGTCGTGTTTAATCAATCGTGAGCTCCTGTCCGCATCATCTCATCAAGGTCGACTAATGGCGTTTCTGGGAGGATCATTGCGCGTCACAAGGAGCATCGGCAGCCGGAAGATGATGGAGGGGAAGAGCCACGGCGGGCCGGGGTCGTGGCGGCAGGCACCGGCGCCCGTGAGGCAGTTGTTCTGGAGGGTGAGGCGCGCCATGCTGCGCCCGAAGCGCCGCGCCGTGAGATTCGGATACGACCTCAAGAGCTACTCCCACAACTTCGATGACGGCCTCGTCCCTGCTCACCGCCTGTAGATGACACCCGCgggggcttcttcttcttcttcttcttcttcttcttcttcttcttcttcttcttcttcttctcgccTGGCCGGACCATGGCCTGAGGCTA
Coding sequences within it:
- the LOC125538225 gene encoding uncharacterized protein LOC125538225, which produces MAFLGGSLRVTRSIGSRKMMEGKSHGGPGSWRQAPAPVRQLFWRVRRAMLRPKRRAVRFGYDLKSYSHNFDDGLVPAHRL